A window of Chitinophaga sp. MM2321 contains these coding sequences:
- a CDS encoding NADP-dependent oxidoreductase, translated as MRDIHIPVIRVHAYGASSQLTLEEIPSPVPGPGEVLINIVASGVNPIDWKLREGFQQKPLPFIPGVEAAGVVIAVGEGVTDKKPGQEVYGAVDGSYAACAVAPAAQLFPKPAHLSFEEAAAAGGGKTAWGALFEVGQLVKGQRVLIHAGAGGVGSFAVQLAFNAGAYVIATASAENIDFVTSLGAAEVIDYKVAPFETQIALVDLVLDTVGGDTLERSYQLVKPGGVLVCLVGMPSAEKAAAAGIRAVWGGTKTIHAMREVAKLLEKGLITPFVRKVFAPLSQAAAAQNYSQQGGKGRGKIVLRIEE; from the coding sequence ATGCGCGATATTCATATTCCTGTTATACGTGTGCATGCTTACGGTGCATCCTCACAACTCACCCTGGAAGAGATACCTTCCCCGGTACCAGGGCCGGGAGAAGTGCTCATCAACATCGTTGCCAGTGGGGTAAATCCTATCGACTGGAAACTAAGGGAAGGCTTCCAGCAGAAGCCGCTGCCTTTTATTCCCGGCGTGGAAGCTGCCGGTGTGGTCATTGCTGTTGGCGAAGGGGTAACCGATAAGAAGCCGGGCCAGGAAGTATATGGTGCGGTAGATGGCTCCTATGCAGCGTGTGCGGTGGCGCCGGCTGCACAGCTTTTTCCGAAACCTGCTCATCTTTCCTTTGAGGAAGCTGCTGCTGCCGGTGGCGGCAAAACAGCCTGGGGCGCGCTCTTTGAAGTTGGGCAGCTGGTAAAGGGGCAGCGTGTGCTCATCCATGCAGGCGCCGGTGGCGTAGGATCGTTTGCGGTGCAATTAGCATTTAATGCAGGCGCTTATGTAATCGCTACTGCTTCCGCTGAAAACATAGATTTCGTTACTTCACTGGGCGCCGCAGAAGTAATTGACTATAAGGTGGCGCCTTTTGAAACGCAGATAGCCCTTGTTGATCTTGTGCTGGACACCGTAGGCGGTGATACCCTGGAACGTTCCTATCAGTTGGTAAAGCCAGGCGGTGTATTGGTATGCCTGGTAGGGATGCCCTCCGCTGAAAAGGCCGCTGCTGCGGGCATCCGGGCAGTATGGGGTGGTACCAAAACCATCCACGCTATGCGGGAAGTGGCCAAACTCCTGGAAAAAGGATTGATAACGCCGTTTGTCAGAAAAGTATTTGCGCCTTTATCACAGGCTGCCGCAGCCCAGAACTACAGCCAGCAAGGCGGAAAAGGGAGGGGGAAAATAGTACTGAGAATAGAAGAATAA
- a CDS encoding helix-turn-helix domain-containing protein, producing MQQATIQKKECNEVASHKDCQGVILPVRDALDVINGKWKLPIIIAISRGHKRFRDIERSIPRITSKVLSKELKDLEAHKLLKRSVYDSQPVSVEYTLTPYAATLNPVIDALHTWGLQHRKTILGK from the coding sequence ATGCAACAAGCCACTATACAAAAGAAGGAGTGCAATGAAGTAGCATCCCACAAGGATTGCCAGGGCGTTATTTTACCGGTCAGGGATGCGCTGGACGTTATCAACGGCAAGTGGAAGCTGCCTATCATCATTGCCATTTCCCGCGGACACAAGCGTTTCCGGGACATCGAAAGAAGTATACCCCGGATCACGTCCAAAGTGCTCTCCAAGGAACTGAAAGACCTGGAAGCCCACAAACTGCTGAAACGTAGCGTGTATGACAGTCAGCCGGTATCCGTGGAATACACTTTAACCCCTTATGCCGCCACGTTGAACCCGGTTATAGATGCCCTGCATACCTGGGGATTACAGCACCGGAAAACGATATTGGGCAAATAA